One stretch of Thermanaerosceptrum fracticalcis DNA includes these proteins:
- a CDS encoding ABC transporter ATP-binding protein codes for MIKVAGLSKSFGSITAVRNVDLHVEKREIFGLVGPDGAGKTTLMRMICGLITPDRGEITLFGKSLAHIEKLKENLGYMPQRFSLYGDLTVMENIYFFGAMYNLDRKIITQRADEILELTSLIQFKDRLADKLSGGMKQKLALTCALVTRPDLLILDEPTYGVDPESRKEFWKILYRLNREGKTILVSTPYMDEAELCTKIAFIDRGRIVDTDSPAKMKEKFPYRILELRGALSDPSIIKDVPGVLDTYFYGDKFHLVIDNFHGCQERVVEGLGETGVSIESIKEIPPSMEDVFVSLAQKEEVV; via the coding sequence ATGATCAAAGTAGCAGGATTGAGCAAGTCTTTCGGCAGTATTACTGCTGTCCGCAATGTTGATCTTCATGTGGAAAAACGGGAAATCTTTGGCCTGGTAGGGCCTGACGGCGCTGGAAAAACTACCCTCATGCGCATGATCTGCGGGCTCATTACCCCAGACCGGGGCGAGATTACCCTGTTTGGTAAATCACTGGCCCATATTGAGAAACTTAAAGAAAACCTGGGCTACATGCCCCAGCGTTTCAGTCTCTACGGCGACCTGACTGTCATGGAAAACATCTATTTTTTTGGCGCCATGTACAATCTTGACCGTAAAATAATCACCCAAAGAGCTGACGAAATACTGGAGCTCACCAGTTTAATACAGTTTAAGGACCGTTTGGCCGATAAGTTATCGGGGGGGATGAAACAAAAACTGGCCCTGACCTGTGCCCTGGTGACAAGGCCCGACCTTTTGATCCTTGATGAACCCACCTATGGTGTGGATCCCGAGTCCCGCAAAGAATTCTGGAAAATCCTATACCGTTTGAACAGGGAAGGGAAGACAATTTTAGTTTCCACCCCTTATATGGATGAAGCGGAACTCTGTACGAAGATCGCTTTCATCGACCGGGGGCGTATTGTAGACACAGATTCACCGGCCAAGATGAAAGAAAAATTCCCTTATCGTATTTTGGAACTGCGTGGTGCCCTGTCTGATCCGTCCATCATTAAAGATGTTCCCGGCGTATTGGATACCTATTTTTACGGTGATAAGTTTCACCTGGTAATAGACAATTTCCATGGCTGCCAGGAGAGAGTCGTTGAGGGCCTGGGGGAAACTGGAGTGAGTATAGAAAGTATTAAAGAAATCCCACCTTCCATGGAGGATGTCTTCGTCTCCCTGGCTCAGAAAGAGGAGGTGGTCTAG
- a CDS encoding HlyD family secretion protein: MEKRKKIAAVIVVLLLAGAAYWLYREYFPSKSSVIEATGTIEATSVQLSAKSPGTIKTLSIKAGDQVKKGQLVGEISRNDLLAQRERDELTVLKAEAALADLLSGAREQEIKEAEAAANTARVNFNRATDDFKRAEALFQASAIPQVDYEKAQAAVEISKNQLQAAEARLSMLRSGSRPDLINAARAEVERSKAVLKATEAMLEDLMIVSPIDGVVLTKNYQEGEFVQAGASLATVVNMEDLWIKVYIPTDDLPHIYLGQRVRFTISGVFQVFEGVVEEIATRGEYTPKTIQTKKERTNVVFGVKIRIKSQGGILKPGIPADVVFDRR; this comes from the coding sequence ATGGAGAAGAGGAAAAAGATTGCGGCCGTTATCGTGGTTTTACTGTTGGCAGGGGCTGCCTACTGGCTTTACAGGGAGTATTTCCCCTCCAAAAGCAGTGTGATTGAGGCTACAGGCACCATTGAAGCTACCAGTGTGCAATTAAGCGCCAAATCGCCCGGTACCATTAAAACTTTATCCATAAAAGCGGGGGATCAGGTGAAAAAAGGGCAGCTGGTGGGTGAAATATCCAGGAATGACCTCTTAGCCCAGCGCGAGAGGGATGAACTGACGGTCTTAAAAGCAGAAGCAGCTCTGGCCGATCTTCTTTCGGGAGCCAGGGAGCAGGAAATCAAGGAAGCGGAAGCTGCTGCCAATACGGCCAGAGTTAATTTTAACCGTGCTACCGATGACTTTAAGCGGGCTGAGGCCCTCTTCCAGGCTTCCGCTATTCCCCAGGTTGACTATGAAAAGGCCCAGGCCGCTGTCGAAATAAGTAAAAACCAGTTGCAGGCTGCTGAGGCCAGGCTCAGCATGCTGCGTTCCGGGAGCCGGCCAGATTTGATCAACGCTGCCCGGGCTGAGGTGGAACGGAGTAAGGCAGTATTAAAAGCGACAGAAGCCATGTTGGAAGATTTAATGATTGTATCTCCTATTGATGGCGTGGTTCTCACGAAAAATTACCAGGAAGGGGAATTTGTCCAGGCGGGAGCCTCTCTGGCCACGGTGGTGAACATGGAGGACCTCTGGATCAAAGTGTACATTCCTACCGACGATTTACCCCATATCTACCTGGGGCAAAGAGTCAGGTTCACCATTAGCGGGGTTTTCCAGGTCTTTGAGGGGGTAGTGGAAGAAATTGCCACCCGCGGCGAGTATACACCCAAAACCATTCAGACCAAGAAAGAGCGTACTAACGTGGTCTTTGGCGTCAAGATCAGGATAAAGAGCCAGGGAGGTATCCTCAAGCCCGGTATTCCGGCGGATGTGGTCTTTGACAGGAGATGA
- the alr gene encoding alanine racemase has translation MEKNRPVWAEINLKNIIHNYREVRRIIDPHVQVMAIVKANAYGHGAIEVARSLSSAGVDKFGVALMNEAVQLRKAGIDKPILILGWTPVDDYARALKHQITLTLFSLKEAQALSQLALEKNQKATVHIKLDTGMGRIGFQADQPGLQQVGEILKLPGLDVEGIFTHFAKADENDKSYTRKQLEIYLDFVTNLEKSTGFRFKIKHAANSAAIIDYPQAHLDLVRPGIILYGLKPSDEVDMSKVELRQAMALRARVSHVKQVPPGCSISYGGKFVTREPSVIATLPLGYADGYSRLLSGKAQVLCKGEKAPVVGRICMDQLMLDATHLKGGVKQGDTVTLIGWDQDSSISVDEIAELLGTINYEVVCMVTARVPRLHFSIPSNSLCSGNCQQGLETGCSEKCQPG, from the coding sequence ATGGAAAAAAACCGCCCCGTATGGGCAGAAATCAACTTGAAAAACATCATTCACAATTATCGAGAAGTAAGACGTATAATTGACCCCCATGTGCAAGTGATGGCCATTGTAAAGGCTAACGCTTACGGACACGGGGCGATAGAGGTAGCGAGGTCTTTGAGTAGCGCTGGCGTAGACAAATTTGGTGTAGCCCTCATGAATGAAGCTGTTCAGTTGAGAAAGGCCGGAATTGATAAGCCAATCCTTATCTTGGGTTGGACGCCAGTGGATGATTATGCCAGAGCACTTAAACACCAGATTACCTTGACCCTATTTTCTCTGAAAGAAGCCCAGGCCTTATCACAGTTAGCGTTAGAAAAAAATCAGAAGGCAACCGTACATATCAAGCTTGATACTGGAATGGGTCGTATTGGATTCCAGGCGGATCAACCGGGTTTACAACAGGTGGGAGAAATTTTAAAATTACCGGGCCTTGATGTGGAAGGTATTTTTACCCATTTTGCCAAGGCTGATGAAAATGATAAATCCTATACTCGTAAACAGTTGGAAATCTACCTGGACTTTGTAACCAACCTGGAAAAAAGTACTGGCTTTAGATTCAAAATAAAACATGCCGCAAACAGCGCAGCAATTATTGATTATCCCCAGGCACATTTGGATTTGGTGCGGCCTGGTATCATACTTTACGGGCTAAAACCTTCAGACGAAGTGGATATGTCGAAAGTAGAATTACGCCAGGCTATGGCCTTACGGGCTAGGGTGTCCCATGTTAAACAGGTGCCACCAGGTTGTTCTATCAGTTATGGTGGCAAGTTTGTTACCCGGGAGCCTTCAGTAATTGCTACTTTGCCCCTGGGATATGCAGATGGTTACAGTCGGCTGCTATCAGGAAAGGCACAGGTCCTGTGTAAAGGGGAGAAGGCGCCAGTCGTAGGCCGTATTTGTATGGATCAACTGATGTTGGACGCTACACATCTCAAGGGCGGTGTGAAGCAAGGGGATACTGTTACTTTGATTGGATGGGACCAGGATAGTTCTATCTCTGTCGATGAGATAGCAGAATTATTGGGAACCATCAATTATGAAGTGGTTTGTATGGTAACAGCGCGCGTTCCAAGACTCCATTTTTCCATACCTAGTAATTCCCTATGCAGCGGAAATTGCCAACAAGGGCTGGAAACAGGCTGTTCTGAAAAATGCCAGCCTGGCTAA
- a CDS encoding aminotransferase class IV, translated as MRAVGLFDGKIIEVDEPVIRIEDRGYQFGDGVYDAWVAINGKHFLRKEHLDRLERSCNLIGIKPCYTRREVEEFTDKMLQESGIDFGIIYLQWTRGWQSPRSHIIGKDVKPLISGMAFPLNPYPEEFFTKGVKTIFYPDERHLMCHIKTLNLLGSVRGKNAAAEADAYEVLFVREMNNGSFVTECSLSNCFAVKNGVIYTAPNGKYILPGITRGVIIDLAKNLGYKLVEEFQTPDFFRNADEIFITNATAVMPNTVLDGKPVGDGKVGPVTKALIAEYQKLIDKVCY; from the coding sequence ATGAGGGCTGTTGGTTTGTTTGATGGAAAAATTATTGAGGTTGATGAACCGGTAATACGTATTGAAGACCGCGGCTACCAATTTGGTGACGGCGTGTATGATGCCTGGGTAGCAATTAACGGTAAACATTTTTTACGGAAAGAGCACCTGGACAGATTAGAAAGAAGCTGTAATCTCATCGGAATCAAACCTTGTTATACACGTAGGGAAGTAGAGGAATTTACAGACAAAATGCTCCAAGAGTCCGGTATAGATTTTGGCATTATCTATCTGCAGTGGACTCGGGGCTGGCAGTCTCCACGAAGCCACATAATCGGCAAGGATGTTAAACCTCTCATATCCGGTATGGCATTCCCTCTCAACCCCTATCCCGAAGAATTTTTTACCAAAGGAGTCAAGACTATTTTTTATCCTGACGAGCGTCATCTTATGTGCCATATCAAAACTCTTAACCTGTTAGGAAGTGTGAGGGGTAAAAATGCTGCTGCTGAAGCAGATGCCTATGAGGTTCTCTTTGTACGTGAAATGAATAACGGTTCGTTTGTAACCGAGTGTAGTCTTAGCAACTGCTTTGCAGTTAAAAACGGGGTTATTTACACTGCTCCCAACGGCAAGTATATTCTGCCCGGTATTACCCGCGGTGTTATCATCGATCTGGCTAAAAATCTCGGATATAAATTAGTGGAGGAATTCCAGACACCGGATTTCTTTAGAAATGCCGATGAGATTTTTATTACCAACGCCACTGCGGTTATGCCCAATACCGTATTGGATGGGAAACCCGTAGGAGACGGTAAAGTTGGACCTGTTACCAAAGCCCTGATAGCAGAATACCAAAAGCTTATTGATAAAGTTTGCTATTGA
- a CDS encoding sigma-54-dependent Fis family transcriptional regulator: protein MTKLGMIKEFVQQAAKVIAATLEVEVVIIDDQLSIVAGTGVYEERVGSVFEKNSISHQVLVTGKTFIIPNSKEHEACELCPHRTLCPDAAEIALPIIVQGDVIGIFGIVACNNEQKNIILKQEKKLVDFSAKISDLIGSAIDARQLNDQLSLLASEFQTVINSVTDGIIAINESGIITQVNNTAQSLLRVPREQLLNKKAIEIFKDPVVSYALMAQSVLNNQEIYAEIAGNKLYFLASMTPILGKNNVAGKGNVLVIRNMSEVKKLVGNYLKKQRKITFDDIKGSGTSITQIKDKARLVAASDSTILILGESGTGKELFARAIHSASFRADGPFVALNCGAIPESLLESELFGYDDGAFTGARRGGKAGRFELANGGTLFLDEVGDMPLHLQVKLLRVLEEKAIMRLGGTVSIPVDVRIITATNKDLEKMVQRGEFRQDLYYRFNVIPLFIPPLRNRREDISILMDYFRRKFNTLLGKNVTGFSAEAEQKLMNYYWPGNVRELENAIEYAINMEQSSIIQISSIPSHILVDFRGNTAGDSNYLDIPTMEEMEKELIVRALKRYGNTAIGKKNAAKALSVGSATLYRKIKKYKITDELIKRYI, encoded by the coding sequence ATGACGAAGCTGGGAATGATCAAGGAATTTGTACAGCAGGCTGCAAAAGTTATTGCTGCCACCCTGGAGGTAGAAGTGGTCATTATCGATGACCAGCTCTCCATTGTAGCGGGTACAGGAGTTTATGAAGAGAGGGTTGGTAGCGTATTTGAAAAAAATTCCATTAGTCATCAGGTCCTGGTTACAGGAAAGACCTTTATCATTCCGAATTCCAAGGAACACGAGGCCTGTGAGCTTTGTCCCCATCGCACCCTCTGTCCGGATGCAGCCGAAATTGCCCTTCCCATTATTGTTCAGGGCGATGTGATCGGGATTTTTGGCATTGTAGCCTGTAATAATGAACAAAAAAATATTATCTTAAAGCAAGAGAAAAAACTGGTGGATTTCAGCGCCAAAATTTCGGACCTTATCGGTTCAGCTATAGATGCCAGGCAGTTAAATGATCAATTATCCTTATTGGCTTCGGAATTTCAAACTGTTATTAACTCCGTCACAGATGGTATTATCGCCATCAACGAGTCCGGTATAATCACCCAGGTTAATAATACTGCCCAATCCCTGTTGAGAGTGCCACGGGAACAATTGCTCAACAAAAAGGCGATAGAAATATTTAAAGATCCCGTAGTCAGTTACGCTCTTATGGCACAAAGCGTGTTGAATAACCAGGAAATCTACGCGGAAATTGCAGGAAACAAGCTCTATTTTTTGGCTTCTATGACCCCGATTCTGGGTAAAAACAACGTGGCTGGTAAAGGAAACGTTTTAGTGATCAGAAATATGTCCGAAGTAAAGAAACTGGTTGGTAACTATCTTAAAAAGCAAAGAAAGATTACCTTCGACGATATTAAGGGAAGCGGTACTTCTATTACACAAATCAAGGACAAGGCCAGATTGGTTGCTGCAAGTGATTCTACCATTCTTATTCTGGGCGAAAGCGGAACCGGTAAGGAATTGTTTGCCCGGGCCATTCATTCCGCCAGCTTCAGGGCTGATGGGCCCTTTGTGGCTCTAAATTGCGGAGCCATACCCGAGTCATTGTTGGAAAGCGAGTTGTTTGGTTATGATGATGGCGCATTCACCGGGGCAAGGCGGGGGGGTAAGGCAGGACGCTTTGAACTTGCCAATGGCGGAACTCTTTTTTTGGACGAAGTCGGGGATATGCCACTCCACCTTCAGGTTAAGTTGCTGAGAGTATTGGAGGAAAAAGCAATTATGAGGCTGGGGGGTACTGTTTCTATTCCTGTAGATGTAAGGATCATCACTGCCACAAACAAGGATTTGGAAAAGATGGTGCAGAGGGGAGAATTCAGGCAGGATCTGTATTACAGGTTTAATGTTATACCCTTGTTTATTCCTCCACTACGGAACAGAAGGGAAGATATATCCATTCTTATGGATTACTTCAGAAGAAAATTTAATACTTTACTGGGTAAAAACGTAACAGGTTTTTCTGCCGAGGCTGAACAAAAACTTATGAATTATTACTGGCCAGGGAATGTGCGTGAACTGGAAAATGCCATCGAGTATGCCATCAATATGGAACAGAGCAGTATCATTCAGATTTCCAGCATACCATCCCATATTCTTGTAGATTTCCGGGGAAATACGGCTGGGGACTCCAATTATTTAGATATACCGACTATGGAGGAAATGGAGAAGGAGTTAATTGTCAGGGCTTTAAAAAGATACGGCAACACGGCTATCGGTAAAAAGAACGCTGCCAAAGCTCTTTCAGTTGGATCTGCCACATTGTACCGGAAAATTAAGAAATACAAGATTACCGATGAGTTAATTAAGAGGTATATATAA
- a CDS encoding M20/M25/M40 family metallo-hydrolase, producing MHACGPDGHTAIGLAVAEILVSMKDELKGKVKLIFQPAEKGVRGAKAMMVKGVLLLRRQRLCMM from the coding sequence ATGCATGCTTGTGGCCCTGATGGACATACGGCCATCGGACTGGCCGTGGCCGAGATCCTGGTAAGTATGAAGGATGAACTTAAGGGAAAAGTTAAATTGATCTTCCAGCCCGCTGAAAAAGGGGTGCGAGGGGCCAAGGCCATGATGGTCAAGGGTGTCCTTTTATTGAGGCGGCAGAGGCTATGCATGATGTAG
- a CDS encoding Zn-dependent hydrolase, translating into MRVKIERIQQNLENLACFGKLEGGGVSRLAFTREDQEARVYLEKALESEGLTVKVDAFGNMRARRQGKENLAPVMIGSHLDSVPQGGRFDGTVGVVAALEVIRVLNELKVETRRPVELINFAVEESGRFGVGTLGSKAMCGHLSVEKLKSYRDNRGVSLYEALKNFGLNPEALDTVRINPGEIYAFIETHIEQGRVLEAENIPIGIVTAIAAPTRLKVLVKGRADHSGATPMSLREDALTAASEIILGVEKIAASEAGPHTVGTVGYVRVSPGAMNVIPGLVEMGIDLRDIEKDSKDLAVTKVLALLKRVSQKRHVGIEYEILANEPPVALSPKMVGSLEKAARSLGYSYKLMPSGAGHDAMYMAELTQVGMIFIPSKEGISHNPAEYSSWEEIARGAELLLETVINLANETNQ; encoded by the coding sequence ATGCGTGTTAAGATAGAAAGGATCCAACAAAACCTGGAGAACCTGGCCTGTTTCGGTAAATTGGAAGGGGGCGGCGTGAGCCGCCTCGCTTTTACCCGGGAGGACCAGGAAGCCAGAGTCTACCTAGAAAAGGCTCTGGAATCAGAGGGATTAACTGTCAAAGTGGACGCCTTTGGTAACATGCGGGCCAGAAGACAGGGAAAAGAAAATTTAGCGCCCGTCATGATAGGTTCCCACCTGGATAGTGTTCCCCAGGGCGGTCGTTTTGACGGGACCGTAGGAGTTGTCGCGGCATTAGAGGTAATACGTGTTTTGAATGAGCTAAAGGTAGAGACCAGAAGACCTGTAGAACTAATCAATTTCGCAGTTGAGGAATCAGGGCGTTTTGGTGTGGGTACATTGGGCAGTAAAGCTATGTGCGGTCATCTCTCTGTGGAAAAATTAAAAAGTTACAGGGATAATAGAGGAGTTTCCCTTTATGAGGCTTTAAAAAATTTTGGCTTAAATCCTGAAGCTCTGGATACTGTTCGTATCAATCCGGGAGAAATCTACGCCTTTATTGAGACGCACATTGAGCAGGGACGCGTCCTGGAAGCTGAAAATATTCCTATCGGTATTGTCACTGCTATTGCTGCACCCACCCGTCTTAAGGTGCTGGTGAAAGGGAGAGCGGACCATTCAGGAGCAACTCCCATGAGCCTGCGGGAAGATGCTTTAACGGCAGCCAGTGAGATTATTTTGGGTGTGGAGAAGATTGCTGCCAGTGAAGCCGGACCCCATACTGTGGGCACTGTTGGTTATGTGCGTGTTTCGCCGGGAGCTATGAACGTGATTCCAGGTTTGGTGGAAATGGGTATAGATTTACGGGATATAGAGAAAGACAGCAAGGACCTGGCAGTAACGAAGGTTCTGGCACTCCTGAAAAGAGTTTCTCAAAAACGTCATGTGGGTATTGAGTATGAGATTTTGGCAAACGAACCCCCAGTGGCGTTATCTCCCAAAATGGTCGGTTCTCTGGAGAAAGCAGCGCGTAGTCTGGGATATTCCTACAAACTTATGCCAAGCGGTGCGGGACATGATGCCATGTATATGGCCGAGTTAACTCAGGTGGGCATGATTTTTATTCCCAGTAAAGAGGGGATCAGTCATAACCCCGCTGAATACAGTTCATGGGAGGAAATAGCCCGGGGGGCTGAATTACTTTTGGAGACAGTGATCAATTTAGCCAATGAAACTAACCAGTGA
- a CDS encoding Lon protease family protein encodes MFVIKDERAKDFTFKYMVNVLVDNSKTRGAPVIVESNPTFYNLIGRVEYETQLGVLTTDFTKIKAGALHRANGGYLILQCSDVLTNILTWNALKRALKTEKITIENIAEHIGTIATSSLKPEPIPLDVKIILIGSYLEHQILYNYDEDYRKLFKIRADFDVEMERTQSHMFKLAQFISDHCQKEKLRHFTKMAVARIVEYSSRLADSQEKLSTRFNELVEIIYEADTWAELAGADLVTEEYVVKAIKEKIFRANKYERKLQEMIEKGVILIDTQEKVVGQVNGLAVLDLGEYSFGKPSRITVNTYMGQRGIINIEREAKMSGRIHDKGVLILSGYLGEKFGRKCPLSFSASICFEQLYDGVDGDSASSTELYGLLSSLSGIPIKQYIAVTGSVNQKGQVQPIGGVNQKIEGFFQVCKAKGLNGKQGVMIPYQNVANLMLDDEVIEAVKDGKFHIYAVKAIEEGIEILTGVPAGTPDAEGNYPEGTVFYKVQKRLEEIYRCLKKEDKKEGNIISEVDAVE; translated from the coding sequence ATGTTTGTTATTAAGGATGAACGGGCTAAGGATTTTACATTTAAGTATATGGTCAATGTCCTGGTGGATAACAGCAAAACCCGGGGAGCTCCTGTCATTGTAGAGAGCAACCCTACTTTCTATAACCTTATCGGCAGGGTGGAGTATGAAACCCAGCTGGGAGTTTTAACCACAGATTTTACGAAAATCAAGGCCGGGGCATTACACCGCGCCAACGGGGGATACCTGATTCTCCAGTGCAGTGATGTGTTAACCAACATCCTTACCTGGAATGCTTTAAAGAGAGCACTTAAAACGGAGAAAATCACCATTGAAAATATTGCTGAACATATCGGCACCATTGCTACTTCTTCCCTTAAGCCTGAACCTATCCCCCTGGATGTAAAAATCATCTTAATTGGCAGCTACCTGGAACACCAGATTCTCTACAATTATGATGAGGACTACCGTAAACTCTTTAAAATCCGTGCCGATTTTGATGTGGAAATGGAACGTACCCAGAGCCACATGTTTAAATTGGCCCAGTTTATCAGTGACCATTGCCAGAAAGAGAAACTCCGTCACTTTACGAAAATGGCAGTAGCCAGGATTGTAGAATATAGTTCCCGCCTGGCTGACAGCCAGGAAAAGCTCTCCACGCGTTTTAACGAACTGGTGGAAATAATTTATGAAGCCGACACCTGGGCTGAGCTGGCAGGTGCGGACCTGGTCACCGAGGAATATGTTGTGAAGGCTATCAAGGAAAAGATTTTCCGGGCCAACAAGTACGAGAGAAAGCTCCAGGAGATGATCGAAAAAGGTGTCATCCTCATTGACACCCAAGAAAAGGTAGTGGGGCAGGTAAACGGGCTGGCCGTTCTGGATCTGGGGGAGTATTCCTTTGGCAAGCCCTCGCGGATCACCGTCAATACCTATATGGGTCAGCGGGGCATTATCAATATCGAACGGGAAGCCAAAATGAGCGGGCGCATTCATGACAAAGGTGTGCTCATCTTGAGCGGGTACCTGGGAGAAAAGTTCGGACGGAAATGTCCCCTCTCCTTTTCTGCCAGCATCTGTTTTGAACAGCTCTATGACGGGGTGGACGGTGACAGCGCTTCCAGTACCGAATTATACGGGCTCCTCTCCAGTCTTTCCGGGATACCCATCAAACAGTACATCGCGGTTACAGGTTCTGTAAACCAGAAAGGACAGGTCCAGCCCATCGGCGGGGTTAATCAGAAAATTGAAGGTTTCTTCCAGGTCTGTAAGGCCAAGGGTTTAAACGGCAAACAGGGGGTGATGATTCCTTATCAGAACGTGGCTAACCTCATGCTTGATGACGAAGTGATTGAAGCGGTAAAAGACGGTAAGTTTCATATCTACGCCGTTAAGGCCATCGAAGAAGGTATTGAAATTTTGACCGGTGTCCCGGCGGGTACACCCGATGCAGAGGGTAACTATCCCGAGGGTACAGTATTCTACAAGGTGCAGAAACGTCTTGAGGAGATTTACAGGTGTCTGAAGAAGGAGGATAAGAAAGAGGGAAATATTATCTCGGAAGTAGATGCTGTGGAATAA
- a CDS encoding transposase, translated as MKKLCKPTFEKKDHGQGAGIPVLKTIWDLFDLSLLFSQSGIRKHSGIPAWLLAFAYICGLVNHSSSANQNAKFSTEAPFLQQLLSGQIISQSAFSRFLSKPFQWLRFSLGRFARLQENTDSRLTDGDIIALDDTKIEHPHGKKIPFLCWLFDSSDKRHVWCINLVSTLAILKNGLEYPMLWRFWVKTGQENEKQSKLDLAKQMLAEARQLNKARLWVAMDRWFLCKKFLNWLMGQNFDWVTKAKRNTALFRKIYDPVLGKERYIKLNPKQLLREVYSQLRVLGKESVLSIPDIYIKMPYETLTRKGKPITRQRFLPIAAIAATYEKQAVEGSIVLPEEECPATFKDAYLLISNRVDTPEEAATAYVKRWRIEVFYRTAKQNLGLTSCYAQSETAHFAHVELLFTAKTLLCYASWECNKEGAEQAPSLCEVIRYFFNAGCRIRCCEQLIQVYFDTATQRFSRLIDKFWPHSLELRLWDWENYPETA; from the coding sequence ATGAAGAAACTGTGTAAACCAACTTTCGAAAAAAAGGATCACGGTCAAGGTGCCGGAATCCCGGTACTCAAGACAATTTGGGATTTATTTGACCTGTCTCTGCTGTTTTCCCAGTCCGGAATACGCAAACACTCCGGAATTCCAGCGTGGCTCCTGGCTTTTGCCTACATCTGCGGCCTTGTTAATCATTCAAGTTCTGCAAATCAAAATGCTAAGTTTTCAACGGAAGCTCCATTTTTACAACAACTGCTTTCCGGGCAAATCATCTCTCAAAGTGCCTTCAGCCGGTTTCTCTCCAAGCCCTTTCAGTGGCTCCGGTTCTCTTTGGGCAGATTTGCCAGGTTACAAGAAAATACGGATAGCAGGCTGACCGACGGCGATATCATTGCCTTAGACGATACCAAAATTGAGCATCCTCACGGTAAAAAAATCCCCTTTCTCTGTTGGCTCTTTGACAGTTCGGATAAGCGCCATGTATGGTGTATTAATCTTGTGTCGACCCTGGCTATCTTAAAGAATGGTCTTGAATATCCCATGTTATGGCGCTTTTGGGTTAAAACCGGTCAGGAGAATGAAAAACAAAGCAAGCTTGATCTTGCTAAACAGATGCTCGCAGAGGCTCGTCAGCTGAACAAGGCCAGACTATGGGTAGCCATGGATCGCTGGTTTTTGTGTAAAAAGTTCCTGAACTGGCTGATGGGTCAAAATTTTGACTGGGTTACCAAAGCCAAACGTAACACAGCGCTATTCAGGAAAATCTACGACCCGGTACTAGGAAAGGAACGCTACATTAAACTTAATCCGAAGCAACTGCTGCGAGAAGTTTATTCCCAGCTTCGGGTCCTTGGCAAAGAATCGGTTCTCAGTATTCCGGACATTTACATCAAAATGCCCTATGAGACCTTAACACGCAAGGGAAAACCCATTACTAGACAACGTTTTTTACCCATAGCTGCCATTGCAGCCACTTATGAGAAGCAGGCTGTCGAGGGCAGCATAGTTCTTCCGGAGGAAGAATGCCCAGCAACCTTCAAGGATGCGTATCTCCTGATAAGCAATCGCGTAGATACGCCGGAAGAAGCTGCAACTGCCTATGTTAAACGATGGAGAATAGAAGTTTTTTACCGCACCGCTAAACAGAATCTTGGTTTAACATCTTGCTATGCTCAGTCTGAAACAGCTCATTTCGCACATGTGGAGCTCTTGTTTACAGCGAAGACCCTTCTTTGTTATGCCTCTTGGGAGTGCAATAAAGAAGGCGCCGAACAAGCCCCCTCCCTCTGCGAAGTGATAAGGTACTTCTTCAACGCCGGTTGTCGGATCCGCTGTTGCGAGCAGTTGATCCAAGTCTATTTTGACACGGCAACCCAGCGTTTTTCAAGGCTTATTGATAAATTCTGGCCACATTCTTTGGAACTTAGGTTATGGGATTGGGAAAATTATCCTGAAACTGCATAA